The following nucleotide sequence is from Chaetodon auriga isolate fChaAug3 chromosome 19, fChaAug3.hap1, whole genome shotgun sequence.
GGAGAGGTGATGATTCTGatgactcttccatgaaggtcatatttgtgAAGGTGTTGCTACACAGTAGAACCGTGTGCCACCACTCCAGAGTCCGCTAAatcttttgcatgtttttttttttttttaactctcaaattgtacaaaacaaaaacgacACACTAATCTTGCTTAACATATTGGACACAATGTTTGATCTTTAACTTCATGACTTTTGGAAATCTGGTCAACTTTTACTTGCTTAGCTATTCACAGTGAATTGATTGATAACAAGATCTGTTATCTTAGATCTTGTTACATTCAtatattttaacattcagttgtgatttgtgtatgtcatttctgtctagGCCCAGTGGACTGTAGGAAAACTAAACTGCCAGAACTGTGCTGCTCGTTTGGGCGGCTTCAACTTCATGAACCGCAGTGAGTGTCCGTGTGGCCGGGACGCCACCGTCCACCTCAACAAAAGCCGCGTGGATCATGACCACAAACACTACGTTCTCATCGTGCAGCCGAGGAGGACGAGGCCGAGGAAGGATCAGCCTGGTCTGCTGACAGATGGCTCTCAGAACATAGAGCAGAGCCCTGAGTTTAACAGGACTGCACTGGACAGTTTACAGCttaactgtgctgctgtcatgtctCATAGCAGCCCCGCACAGGCCTCTAATTCACTGGCTGACGGTGACAATGCCCAGTCTTTTTCTTTCAGCCCTCTGTACTGCATCTCTGATAGGAGACGGTGCAGTTTGGAAGACgacgccaccatcaggtcatcTTGTTTTTGCACCGCAGGCCTTCCAGACACGCCTGCCGTCGAGATGACgagggcagagacagaggagtcTACACGGTCACCTGTGGCATATCCCACAAGTCAGCTGTTTGACGCTGATGGTGAAGCCTCTGTCAACGCTGTCATCTGCCGTTCGTTTGTTTCTGGAAGGACACGGTCACCGCTGCatcaacagctgctgcaaacTGTGGAGGACGTCGAGTCTTCTCCAGAGACCACGGCTGTCCATGAGGAGGTGTCTGATTCAGCCCTGTTCCTCAGAGGACGATCCATCTCTGACAGTGTAACTGAGCAGGACGAGGAAGTGCAGGTATTTACAGTGAGTTAGAATAATAGGGGTAAGGGTTAGGTAAGTGCCAggaaaaataatcttaaaaaacaTATAGAATAAAGAGTGTTTTCCTTTAACAGTGGCTCGGATAGGCTCAGATAGGGCCAGAAACCAACACATTCAGGGTTTCTCACAGTGTTTTTGAGTGGAATTGGGACAACTActctacaaaaacaaaaaacacctctGCAAACAATTGCAATGAATGTGCTCCTAGACTCAgagtaagaaagaaaaagaataaaaccaaTAATCACCTTGAAAAGTGATGTGGTATTTTGATCTCCACAGGAATCTTGATGTTTACACTGACCTTCTCACCTTTTTCTGTAGTGCCACCGTCCACCCGCTGTTGCTCTTCTGCATGAATGTCAAAATGTAATCACCTCATTGACGCTCCTCAGAGGATAAGCCTTTTAGATTTTAATGACCCCCCCGACCTTTCCTCTGGCTCAGGACAAACTTAACAGTTTTCCCCTTACAACTAGAAAAGCTCTctgttcagacagaaagagaaacaaaatttAGCCTCATGTCATTTGCAGGAATAAGCCCACTGGACCGTTTGTTTACTCACTCCAAACAGCCAGTGTACCAGCTGTACGTTAGCTGTAAGCTAGCTAGCGACAGATGCTGCGCCTGTGGGAGTGACCTGCGTTTGCTTGTGTGCGTCAACTCAAGACTTTGACTGACGTCAGAATTCACCAGAAACCccacttctttcttttatttcattctaGTCTAACCTGTATCACTGCCCctgttttctgtggtttgtcCAACACGTTTGTGTTGTGGGATGCAGTGAACACTGTAGCCTCGAGGGGAAACCAGCAGGACTTTTTCCTCATGTTAATGTTGACTGTGGTTGACATCAGCAGCTCCTTTATACTCTTGACACCTCAGAAGAAGATGAGGCCCTTGGTGGAGGTGCTGGTTACATCAGCTCTTCACAAACCAGTTGACAAGCATGAACCCTCCTCATGGATTCTGTTGTTTCAGCTGTTGAGTCAGTGATtcttgatgtttgtgtgtctgtattgtTTTCTCAGCCTCAAGCCTTCATGGCGTCCCTGGCCTCAAGCAGACtgagcaaaagagagaggaacCGTCTGAAGGGTCTTcggaggaaacagaggaggagagagcgatggctgcacagtcagctggagcaggagcaggtggGAGAGCAGAGTTCACGCTGACATCGTGGGTGTATTCAGTGTTGAAATCAAAAGTGccaccactgaaaaaaatgtaatcgCAGCTCTTTTACAGCCTCAGAGGATTTGAAATATTACTGATACGTTTTTGCTATGAGAAGTTGTGTACTGCGTGATTGCACAGTGAAATAAACACCCAGCTTATTGGATGGAGATTGTTGttaaaaggtgtgtgtgtgtgtgtgtctcgagGCTGAGAGTGTTAGCGCTTCGCTGatggacagtgaggaggaggacagagagtcCCTCACGTGCGCCGTGTGCCTCGACATCTACTTCAACCCGTACAGCTGTCAGCCCTGCGGTCACGTCTTCTGCGAGCCGTGCCTCCGCACAATCGC
It contains:
- the rnf180b gene encoding E3 ubiquitin-protein ligase RNF180 isoform X1; this translates as MLRCRRCRKGVIDSTCLSMQVEATDESSAAVCTIWHVNVDTLPEWILTSVHQAQWTVGKLNCQNCAARLGGFNFMNRSECPCGRDATVHLNKSRVDHDHKHYVLIVQPRRTRPRKDQPGLLTDGSQNIEQSPEFNRTALDSLQLNCAAVMSHSSPAQASNSLADGDNAQSFSFSPLYCISDRRRCSLEDDATIRSSCFCTAGLPDTPAVEMTRAETEESTRSPVAYPTSQLFDADGEASVNAVICRSFVSGRTRSPLHQQLLQTVEDVESSPETTAVHEEVSDSALFLRGRSISDSVTEQDEEVQPQAFMASLASSRLSKRERNRLKGLRRKQRRRERWLHSQLEQEQAESVSASLMDSEEEDRESLTCAVCLDIYFNPYSCQPCGHVFCEPCLRTIAKNRPTNTPCPLCRTLISHTNFHKELNQTAKTFFPKVYFARKQTFQSASCGKWPLPSCRKRFRTFWGEQRQAAMGGRRWHFAHGGFRLDALDLTDMRGWLFDIGLVIVYIHSVNWILAFLFLCFLMYCFFF
- the rnf180b gene encoding E3 ubiquitin-protein ligase RNF180 isoform X2, translating into MLRCRRCRKGVIDSTCLSMVEATDESSAAVCTIWHVNVDTLPEWILTSVHQAQWTVGKLNCQNCAARLGGFNFMNRSECPCGRDATVHLNKSRVDHDHKHYVLIVQPRRTRPRKDQPGLLTDGSQNIEQSPEFNRTALDSLQLNCAAVMSHSSPAQASNSLADGDNAQSFSFSPLYCISDRRRCSLEDDATIRSSCFCTAGLPDTPAVEMTRAETEESTRSPVAYPTSQLFDADGEASVNAVICRSFVSGRTRSPLHQQLLQTVEDVESSPETTAVHEEVSDSALFLRGRSISDSVTEQDEEVQPQAFMASLASSRLSKRERNRLKGLRRKQRRRERWLHSQLEQEQAESVSASLMDSEEEDRESLTCAVCLDIYFNPYSCQPCGHVFCEPCLRTIAKNRPTNTPCPLCRTLISHTNFHKELNQTAKTFFPKVYFARKQTFQSASCGKWPLPSCRKRFRTFWGEQRQAAMGGRRWHFAHGGFRLDALDLTDMRGWLFDIGLVIVYIHSVNWILAFLFLCFLMYCFFF